The following is a genomic window from Rhodococcus sp. SBT000017.
AGGGCAGCTCGGCAACGCCCTGCGCGCCGCCGGGATCGATCCCGCCTCGATCAACCACAGCGCCGCCGCCCGCGCCGACGCCGCGCAACGCCGCACGCCGCCGACCTGGGCCAACGACCCCGCCACCGGACGCCAACTCGACACCCTGCGCACGCTGCTCGCCCGATCCGGACTACCCGACGACACAGTCGACGCGCGCCTGACCAAAGCCGAGGCAGACCGCTCCATCAAGGCCATCCTCGCCGGCGAGCTGCCACTGCTGCGCAGCACCGACGAGACGACGCCGCCGGCACCCCCGCCCGCGTCGGCACACGAGGTACTCACCGAGCGCATCCGCGCCGCCGTCCTCGCCGACGCGGATCTGACCGTCTCGGCTCAGGCGTCATCGAACACCTTCGCCCAGTTCCAGTCGTGGGCACTGGCACGGACGAAAACGGTCATGCTCGACACCGTCGTCGGCATCGACGACACCGACACCGCGCTCACCGGCGCCGCACAATCGCTGCTGGCCGATCCTGCCCGCCTCGACGCACTTCCCCACGAGCTGGTCGACCTGCTCTGGCAGACCCACCACCGGGCACCCGAGGCCGACCCCACCCAGCCGGACCCCACAGGGTCAGAGACCACCGACGAAGCAGCACGTCAGCACCTCGCCCAGAACGAGCTCGACAATGCCGCCACCGCTGCGATCGTCGACTTCGACGATCGAGGCCGCCGCGCCTACGACCCGCGCGCGCCCTTCGCCGCGCCCGATCCCTCCGCCGACCCCGTCGTCGCCGCAGCACTCGAATCCCTGCCCTCCGACAGCGTCGACGCCACACAGATCCGCGCCGACTTCATCCACGGCTACACCACCGCCGCCAACACCGATGCTGCCAGGCACGCCGCTGCGACCACCGAAACATCGCTTCCCGCTGACGATTCCGCCGACACCGCGACACCCCGCGAGGTACACCACGCGCCGGTCGAGGTGCCCCAGTACGAGACCGGAGAACCCCTCACCAGCCCGTTGTGGCGCAGCAACAGCCTCATCGCCGCCCAACGCCCCGACGGCTCCACCGTCTACATCAGCGCCGACACCGCCCGCCGCTATGCCGACGTCTCCGACACCGTCACGCCAGAACCCGAACCCCAGACCACGACCGAACCGGACGCGACACCCGAACCCGAAACCGCCCCCGAACTCAGCGGCGTCGACGCAGACGAACCCAGCCGGGAACCGTTAGGTAGCGGGATCGACTCCGCCGCCGACTCAGCCCGACATGCTTCTCCCGCAGTCGATTTCGTTCTCGGCACGGACGTTCTCGTCCCGTCCGGAGCCAAAGCCCGAGCCCGCGCCAACCTCGACGCCCTCGCCATCGTTCAGGGGTTGGACGCCGAGTCCCGCCCCGCCACCGCCGCCGAGCAAGACACCCTCGCTCGCTGGTCCGGATGGGGCGGCGTGCCGCAGATATTCGACACCGCCAAGACCGAATGGGAGCCCGAGCGCGAGGAACTGCGCACCCTGCTCAGCGCCCCGGACTACGCCGCAGCCCGCCTGAGCACCGTCAACGCCCACTACACCGACCCCGCCATCGCCTCTGCCCTCTGGCGCGCCGTCGAACGCGCCGGTCTGCCCGAGGGTGCCCGCGTCCTCGAACCGGGCTGCGGCAGTGGACACTTCGTCGGTCTAGCCCCCACCGGAACGAAGATGGTCGGCGTCGAGCTCGACCCGATCACCGCAGCGATCGCCCATCACCTCTATCCGAACCAGCACATCCGTAACCACGGATTCGAGGCAGCGTTCGCCGCCGACGGCACGTTCACCGCAACGATCGGCAACGTCCCGTTCGGTGACTATCCGGTCTACGACGACATCCACAACCCCAACAGTCGCTCGATCCACAACCACTTCATCATCAAATCTCTGCACCTGACCGCCCCCGGCGGGTACGTCGCGGTCATCACCAGCACGTTCACCTCCGATTCGGTGCGCCCGGCCGCGCGGCGCGAGATCGCCGCCCTGGGCGACCTCGTCGGCGGCGTCCGGCTACCGTCGGCCGCGCATCGCCGCCAGGCCGCCACCGACGTGCTCACCGACGTGCTGATCTTCCGCCGGCGAGAGCCGGGCCGCGAAGCCACCGAACAGACCACGCTGTGGACCCAAGTCACCCTTCCCACTGGGAACGGAGACAGCACCGCACCGGCCCACCTGAACCGATACTTCAACCGGCATCGGGACCGCATCCTGGGCACCGTCGAGGTCGGTTCCGGAATGTACGGCTCGACCACGATGAAAGTCATTGCCCCGCAATCGCAATCCGTACCAGTCCTGCTGACCCGGGCGCTGGAGACCATCGTCGACGACGCCCTGGACTCGGGCCTGGCGATGACCGCCGCGGCTCCGGATCGAACCCAGCATCACGAGCTCGATACCGCAGGCCTGCACACCGACTACGGGACCGATACCGGAACCATCCCCGGCACACTGCGATTCGACGCCCACAGCTCACGGTGGGAGCAGTACCAAGTCGGTGCCGGATGGGTCCTCACCCCCGCCAAGGGCCGCGAGATCAACGATCAGTGGCAACGACTGCTCGCCATGGGCGACACCGTCCTGGACATCGGTGACAGCGCGCGCACCGCCGACTCGACACCCGAACACCGACAAGATCTGCGCGAGAAGCTCGATCGGCAATACACCGACTACACCAGCCGATACGGCTTCATCAACCGGTTCAAGTGGACCAACCACGCCACCGAGAACAGCCCCGAGAAGACCGCCGAGAACTTCACCGCCCTCGAAGCGCAGTGGCGCATCGACGCCGCCCAGCAGGCTGCCGTCGATCGAGGGGTGGACCCCGACGACCTCGCAGACCTCGATCTACCCCCCTACCGGGGTGAGATGCCCACCGAGGTCACCGAAGCACTCCTGGAGAAGGCACGCACCCCGGCGCAAGGGCCCCGCAAGAGCCGCCACCACCTGCAAGGGGCCATCAGCTTCGACCCCCGCATGGCGATGGTGCGATCCCTCGAACTCTTCGACGACGAGACCGAGCAGGCATCCAAGACCTCGATCTTCGATACCGACGTCACCTTCACCACCGAACGCGCCACCAGCGCCGCCGGCATCGACGAAGCGATCGCCATCGCCTTCGACGAAAGCGGCCGCATCGACCCCGAACGGGTGGCCGAGCTCCTCGATACCGACGTCGAGGACATACTCGACCGAGCGCGAGGCAAGATCTACCCCTCACTCACCGATCCGAGTACCTACGAGGTCGCCGGCCAGTTCCTCGCGGGCGACGTCCGCAGCAAACTCGCCCGCGCCCGCGTCGCCGAAGCCGAGAACCCCGACGTTTACACCGGCGTCGTCGACGCACTCGAATCCGTCGTGCCACCCGACGCCGACCCCGCGCGCATCGGGGTGCGCCCCGGCGCGGAATGGGTCGGAGTCGACAACCACAAGCAGTTCCTGGTCCAGGAGTTCGGGATCGACCCCGACGAGCTGACCGTCTCGTACGCCGCGGTCAACGCCACCTGGCAGTTCGAGACCAGCTCGGCCCCGAACTGGGACGACCCCCAAGGCTACGAGGACCCGTGGGGCATCGCCGGCCGCTACTCCGGACTCGAGCTGTTCACCGCGATCGCCAACAACAAGCCCGTCGAAGTGCTCAAGACCGAGAGCGAGCTCGACCGCGACCCCAAACCGCGATTCCACCCCAAACACACCACCGACCTGCGCAATCGCGCAGTACGGCTGGAAGAGAAGTTCGTACAGTGGCTCTGGTCCGATCCGGCCCGCTACGAGCACCTCACCGAGGTCTACAACGGGCGGTTCAACCGGTTCGTCAAACCCCAGTTCGCCACCGAGCACAAGCAATACCCGGGCCTGAACCCCAACTACATTCCGTACTACTACCAGCGGCAAGCCGAACAACGTCTGACTCACGGGGAGACGATCCTGCTCGATCACTGCGTCGGATCGGGCAAGACCCTCACCATCACCATCAGCTGCATGGAGATGCGCCGACTCGGACACAAACGTCAGCCGTGGGTGGTCGTGCCGAACCACCTCGTCGACCAATGGGCCGCCGAGGTACGCGATGCCTACCCGGCCGCGAAAGTGCTCGTCGGCGGCGACCTGTCCGGGCCCCGCGACCGGCAACGCTTCATCGGCCAAACCGCCGTGACCGACTGGGACATGGTCATCGTGCCCGAATCGGTCATGAAGCTGATCGCCGTCAGCAAAGACACCGAACTCGCCTACATCGAGACCCGCATGATGGAACTACGTGAAGGCCTCGAACGCGCCAAGGAGACCGGCGGCGAGCACACCGTCAAACAGATCGAACGTGTCCTCAAACGCGAACAAGCCAAACAGCAGAAACTGGTGTCCTCCAAAGCATCCGACACCGGCCTGACATTCGAGCAGTCCGGCTGCGACTTCCTGTGGGTCGACGAGGCGCACTACTACAAGAACCTCGCCCGCACCTCCAACTCCGCCGACCTGTCCCTGCCCGACGGATCGCAACGCGCCTCCGACCTGGAGATGAAAGCGCGCTGGCTGCGCGATCGCGCCATCCTGCGCAACATCGAATCCGGACAACCCGACGCGCCCGCGAAAGCGATCGCCTTCGCCACCGGAACGCCGGTGAGCAACTCCCTGTCCGAGCTGTGGGTGATGAACCGCTACCTGCGCCCCGATCTGCTCGACGCCGCCGGCATCGGCCACATCGATGCCTGGGCACAGACATTTGCCAAACAACGCACCACCGTCGAAATGAACATCACCGGCACCTCACTGCGGCCGATCTCGCGGATGGCCGAGTACCAGAACCTGCGGCAACTGATCGCCATGGTCGATCAGTTCCGCGACGTGGTCACCGAGGACCAGATCCCCGTGGAGCTGCCGCGAATGCGCACCGGCAAGCCGCTGGTCGTCGAATTCGACCTCGCACCGCAGGTCCGCGACTTCATGTTCGACCTCGACGAACGCATGGCCGCGACCTCCGGACGCAGCATGGACGTCGACAACGCGTTGAAGATCTCCAACGACGGACGCAACGCCTCCCTGCACCCGACGCTGGCGAAACTGCCCGAACCCGAACCCGAACACGACCGTGTCGCCGTCGCAGCGGATCTGCTCTGGAACACCCACCTCGAGCACCGCGACCTGTTCACCCCCGCCGACCGGCACGGCCCCGACGCCCGCGGGGTGTTCCAGATGGTCTTCTGCGACCGCGGCACCCCCAAGGCCGGTGGAGCGGGGGAGAAGAGTCTCTACGCGCGACTGCGAGAAGCGTTGGTGGACAGAGGAATGGAGCGATCGGAGGTCGTGTTCATTCACGACTACCCGACACCGAAACAGAAACAGCAGCTCTTCGCCGACTGCCGAGCCGGCAAGGTTCGCGTGCTGATCGGCTCGACACCCAAGCTCGGCACCGGGGTCAACGCCCAACGCCTACTCAAACAGCTCATCTCTCTCGATCCCGCGTGGACCGCAGCCGACATGCAACAGCGGTTCGGGCGCATCATCCGGCAGGGCAACGTCCACCGCGAGGTCGACGTGGTCAACATCGTCGCCCGACGCTCCTACGACGCCACCATGTGGCAGATCATCGAACGCAAAGCCCACTCCGTCCAGCAGCTACGCGGCGGCGAGATCCCGGACACGATGGAAGACGTCGGCGGCGACATCGCCCTGTCGGCCGCGCAGACCAAGGCCGCCGCCACCGGCGACCCCGTCTACGTCCGCGCGATCGAGCAGCAGGCACACGTCGACGCGCTCGAATCCGAACAGACCATGATCGCCAACGCGAACGCCTCCCGCCGCGCGGCCATCGACCGCCTCGACCGCGCCGCCCAGCGACTCGACGCCGACATGCCGACGATCGAGGCCAATGCCGACCGCGCTGCAGCATGGCTCGACATCGACGACCGCGCCGAGAAGATGATCACCATCGATCACCGGACTGCCGCCGACGACGACACCGAATCGCTCGTCGACGCGCTGCAGAACGTCCTGCAGACCACCTACATCGACATGCGGGCGGTCAAGAGCGGACGACCGAGCGAGTTCGCGGAGATCGCCGGCGTCGCGATCGCCGGCACCTACCGCCCGGTCAATGACCAGCTCGAACTGTCCATCGATGCAGGGCCTAAGCGCTACGTCGAGCACCGCAAACTCACCGAAGCGATGTCCAGCGCCACCGCCGCGCGAGGGATCCTCCAGCAGATGCGCAACATGATCAGGGAGCTGCCCGTGCGCGCGACCGCAGCGCACGCCGACCGCGCGCACATCGCCGGGAGGCTGACCGAGCTCACCGCCCAAGAGGACCGAATCTTCACGCGCACCGACGAACTCGCCCAGGCCCGCTACGCGCTCGCCGAACTCAAAGCGGACGTCAATGCCCGCGAGAACTCACCCGAAGCGCTCACCGAACGCGGCCGCGACCTCGACCGGCGCCGATCGCACGGGCTGTACCCGAAATGGAGCCTCGACCTCAACCCCACCCCCGCACACGCCGACGCCCAGCACAGCAGCCGGGCGGCGCTCGTCGAGTCCGTCCCCGAGCGAATGCAGGCCTTCGCCGAAAAGTGGGCTGCATCCCAAGCAGAGCGAGACGCACGCCGCGCCGACGACCAATGGAAGCCGAAATCGCCTGACGGATCACGCTTCCAACGCGGAGCCGACCGCGACAGCGGCGCACCGGGAGCAGCGATCCAATGGACCGACCGCACCTGGCACTGGACCGCATGGACCGGACCCGACACCACGACCTCCGGATTCGAAGAACGTCGCGACGCCGCCCGCTACGCCGCAGACGAGGGGATACGACAGCTCGAGGCAGAGCCAGACGCGGCGACGTCACCTAACGATGGACACACTCCCAGCGCACCGTCGTTGAAGTCCATGCTGAACCGACAGGCGAACAGACGCCGCGACATCGATCGACCACCGCCCTCTGCAGCCGATCGGGACCGCGACATCGGACCCGAGCGGTAGTCCAGGTGTGGCCCTTGTTGTGCATATAGAGATAGGTATGGCAGTGCCGGAATAGTTTCTATTTGCAGCCGTTGAACAGCAGGTATAAGCTTTCTTATATCAAAGGAGGTAGTCATGACCGATCTACTGGAACTCGAAACAACCATGACGACCGCCAAGGCTCATGTCGTGCTCGCTCGTATCGAGCAGCTCCGCAAGGTGCGGCAGGCCTACGAGCGTGGGGTACATCAGACAGACCTGGCCGAAGCCAACAAGGTCAGCCAGCCGGCCATCTCACAGTGGTTGAAGATGGCACGCATCGATGCGCCGGACATTCGGCCGGGAACGGCTGGTGGAACTCCCTACGAGATCGCGGCACGCTGCGCAGCTGGACTGCTCAGTCGCGAGGCGATGATCAAGCAGCTCTCGTCTTGGGTCTACTCGCGAGCCGAGATGAGCCCGGACGGAGAGGGTGACGTGCCGCCGCTGAACCTGTCGGGATTCAATCTCCAGGTCGGCAGGGCATTGGACGATCGATTCATCGACGACGCCGAGTACGACCGCATCCTCGAGGCAGTAGCAGACTGACTTGTCCCACGAAGACGCAGAGGACCGCCGAGCGCGACTGGAAAGTCTGTCGCTGCCCGGCGGTCCACTCAACATCAACGCCCCGAATGCGACCGTCATGGTCAAAGCTCACTTCCGCACAGTGGCGGGCGAATGGGTGCCCACCGCAGCGCACAGAAGGGTGCACACTGCCCTCCTCGCTCGTTGGCGAACTGACACTCCGGCGCTGCAACAGGAGCGCAAAGCCGCGCTCTTCGCCGGCCCGCCTGCTGCAGGCAAGAGCACTCTGATGGGCGCACCGGGCTCCCATCTCGCAGAGCATCGCCGCATCGACGCCGACGACTTCAAAACGCTGCTGCTCGAAGCGGCAGTGCTCGACGGGTCGATATTGACTCTGCTCCCAGAAACATTGCGAGACAATCGAACAGGGCGGTTTCATCCCTTCGAGCTCTCCGCTCTGGTGCACCACGAGTCGACAATTCTGCACGCCCGTGCGCTGAGTGAGGCCATGTACGCCGGGGAAGCAATCGCCGTCGACGGAACTCTGGGGCACATGCCGTGGGCGAGATACTTGGCCGGCCAGCTCAGGGACTTCGGGTACAAGATCCACGTGATCGACGTCGAGGCGACGCAGGAACTCTCGCTCGCACGCGTCGTCGAACGATGGCGGGCAGGCTACGAGAACGCACTGGCCCGTCCCGGCGATCCGAAGGCGGCAATGGGCGGCCGGTGGCTACCCGCGTCGGCCGTAACTCGGCTATTCGCCACAGGTAAGGCCCGGTCGGCCTGCGAATCGAACGCGCTTCGAATCACCAGGAGCTTCTCAGAGGTTGTGAAGTACGACCTCTACAGAGCGTCCACCAACGCTGTCGCCCCGAAACACGAGCAGACCTGGTCGAGAAGCGACAGCGGGGATTGGACAAGCCCGTAAACCTAATCGGTTTATGTATTTATGCATCATGTGTTTACGCGTTGACATTCTCGGGGAAGCGTGTCAGGGTCGACGTATGACAACTTCCACACACAGCCCCTCGCGATACCTGTCGCGCGCGAATCTCGAAGACTTCTACGGCCTTTCCCGAAGTTCCGTCGACGGGTACCTTCGCAGAGGTCTCATTCCACCCCCGGATGCAGCTGGTTCGAGGGGGCATCTTTGGTCTCGCCAGGCCTTGATCGATACCCGCAGCTCGACGATTCCCACACTGGCAGCAGCAGTTCCGATGAACACTGCACTCGGAGCCGACGACTTGGACAAAGCGCACGCGTACATGTGCCCCGCCCGATCCGGACACTTCGTCGGCTGGACGAGCCCGAGCATCATCGGGATGGTCGAGGCAGGTATAGCGCAATGGCACCGAGTGCGCGCATGCGCGCGCTACAACGATGCCACCCCATACGAAACTTCGACCGCCGACCCCGTCGTGCAAGGTGAGATGGATGCCGCTCGCGCCCGGCGCGCGGAGGAGAACCTGGCCGTCTTCCTTCTCGACAAGGAGCCGTTGGGAATCGGGCAGGTCAAAGTCAGCTCGGAGTCGACGACGGCAGGCCTGCAACATGGTCGGCTGCTGCTGCGCGACCGTAACCGCGTCGGTGCTCCTGGTGCCTGGCTGGACCTTCCATCGGAACCGACCTCCACCCAGCTGCCCCCCTATTCGCTACCCCTGCTGGAATGCGCGTTCCCATCAACTCGGGTAGCGGAGCGCATCATCTCGGGAGCGTGAACTGGCCGATGTGCATTAAACGGCTGCCCGTTGGACGTTCCGCCGAGGGAACCAGCTCGGTTCCCATTCGGGAACCCGGACGGCTATGGTTGCAGAATGGAATCCGCACTTGATGCAACTACGGTACGAATGGCTGGATCTGCCAGGCAGATCTCCGACGCATACGTGGCCACGTTCGACGAACTCGTGAAGATGCTGGTCCTCAATCCCACCGTCAAACAACTGCTCGCGGCCGGCTACACACACGCGCAAGTCGCGCGAACGATGCACATCAGAAAACAGCAGGTCGGTGATATGGCCCGCACACCGTTCCATCCGGTCGGCATCGCAAGGAGGCTGCACTCGATCGACGTGTGGGCGCTTGCCCACTCGTTGTGGGAGAAATCCGAACAACGGCTGCAGCTCGCAGTCGACGCCGCATTCGAGTGGGACACCACGCGGCTGCCCGACGTCGCACGGCCCGAACAGAACCTGGAGCAGTACCGCATCGGTTCTGTGGCCGATGAACTCGACACCTACAGCTGCGCTTTCGCCCGATGCGAGGTAGCGCGGCCGTATACGCCGCGCGAGGAGGACGTGGACGCCGCCCGCGTAGGTGCTCTACGCGCAGCAGCAGCAGGAGCGACAGAGCTCGAACTACGAGCCCGTGAGGAGGAAATGCTGGAGTTTCTGCGCACTCCCGTGGTTTCCGAAGTTCCCGACTTCCTTTACCGCCACCCACACAGGCACTCTGCGATGTTCGATCACGGAAAACCCTGGGAGAAAAAGAAGTTCGAGGAACGAGCCGCGCGCGAACGAGACGAGATGAAGCGCTACGGAACGTTGCTGCCAACCTTGCCCGATGATTCGACAGATCCACGTGTGCTCGCGCGTGACCTTCTGTTGTTCAACTTCGGCGATCTACGTGTCCTGGACCACCATTTGGATGCGGATTCGCTCGATGAACGACGTGCGCGTGTTCTCGAAAAATTCGCCGGTGAGCTCGGTGTTCGTTGGGACCAATGGCAGACATTCAGCCCCGAGAACCGTCCCGCTGAAGAGGTGGAGTCCGAGATCCGTCAAGCTCTCGAAACGTATCTGGGACGCGCAATGAGCGAGTAGATACGCGAAACCGGCTCACTAAACCGTCGGGAAGGCTGCCAAGGTCACTTCGACGAGGACAGCTGCCGCAAGTCGAGCCACCTCACTGCCGTGCCCTCCGCTTGGCCAGCACACGCTCTACGAGCGTCTCACGTTGGCCGAACTCGGTGCTCACCTGCGCACCCACGGCCGCGACGACGACCACTACAGCAAGGGTGACGATATTGAAGCCCAGCATGACCGCCAGGTAAAGCGACAAAGCGAGGGTGGCGAGTCGGGTCAGCACAACGGGATCTGCCAGTTGGTCGGCCCTCGACGCGTTGTGTTTGCGTCCGAGAATAGTGGTGCGCTGCTCTGTGGTCATGGAGTCACGATCCTTCGGACGATGGGGTACTCGGAGACAGATCGATACTTCGGTGCCGCAGAAGAGCGACGATACCCGTTCGCGCGGTGGGTATCTCGGCAGCGGCGGTCATGCTGCACCAGTGAAGTCGGCGGGGGACATCGAGAACGTTGTCACTCGCACCTGCTGGCCGTCGGCGGTCACGATTGCTCGTACGGTTCGCTCGACGACGTCGAGCGGTGTGGGTTCGAGAGCGGTAGCCGTCTGCTCACACGTGAGATCCACTGCGATGCTGCGCGGTGTCTCGGGTAGTGCGGCGGTGGCGGTGCATCGAGCCTGCACCGTGAGCCGATGTTCGGCCATTCGGGCCCACAACCGGCTCTGGGCGGGCTTGCCTGCTTCGGCCGAGACGATGCGGTCGACCAGACTGTCGGCAAGGTAGCCGCGTGCACGGTCGGCGGCCGATGCCTCGTTGGCGTCACTGGAAGGGAACCAGGACAGCAGGATTTCCGCGCCGTTGCGGGCGGTGTCCATGGCACGGCTGGCGTCGACGTCGGGGTCGAGTACCGCGGTGCGGTCATTGCTGCTGGACTGAGGTGCCGCCGACGGTGGTGTGGTGGCGGCGGAGCTGCATCCCATGGTCAGTGCGGCGACCGCGGCGATGGTGCAGGTGATCGGTCGGTAGTAGGACGCGTACGAGCGGATCTGGTTCACGATGGGTGCCCTTTCCTGGCTGAATCGGTGAGAGTTGTTGTGCACGAGGGATTATGAGACTGGTCAGCGTCGGGCTGT
Proteins encoded in this region:
- a CDS encoding helicase-related protein produces the protein MVRSLELFDDETEQASKTSIFDTDVTFTTERATSAAGIDEAIAIAFDESGRIDPERVAELLDTDVEDILDRARGKIYPSLTDPSTYEVAGQFLAGDVRSKLARARVAEAENPDVYTGVVDALESVVPPDADPARIGVRPGAEWVGVDNHKQFLVQEFGIDPDELTVSYAAVNATWQFETSSAPNWDDPQGYEDPWGIAGRYSGLELFTAIANNKPVEVLKTESELDRDPKPRFHPKHTTDLRNRAVRLEEKFVQWLWSDPARYEHLTEVYNGRFNRFVKPQFATEHKQYPGLNPNYIPYYYQRQAEQRLTHGETILLDHCVGSGKTLTITISCMEMRRLGHKRQPWVVVPNHLVDQWAAEVRDAYPAAKVLVGGDLSGPRDRQRFIGQTAVTDWDMVIVPESVMKLIAVSKDTELAYIETRMMELREGLERAKETGGEHTVKQIERVLKREQAKQQKLVSSKASDTGLTFEQSGCDFLWVDEAHYYKNLARTSNSADLSLPDGSQRASDLEMKARWLRDRAILRNIESGQPDAPAKAIAFATGTPVSNSLSELWVMNRYLRPDLLDAAGIGHIDAWAQTFAKQRTTVEMNITGTSLRPISRMAEYQNLRQLIAMVDQFRDVVTEDQIPVELPRMRTGKPLVVEFDLAPQVRDFMFDLDERMAATSGRSMDVDNALKISNDGRNASLHPTLAKLPEPEPEHDRVAVAADLLWNTHLEHRDLFTPADRHGPDARGVFQMVFCDRGTPKAGGAGEKSLYARLREALVDRGMERSEVVFIHDYPTPKQKQQLFADCRAGKVRVLIGSTPKLGTGVNAQRLLKQLISLDPAWTAADMQQRFGRIIRQGNVHREVDVVNIVARRSYDATMWQIIERKAHSVQQLRGGEIPDTMEDVGGDIALSAAQTKAAATGDPVYVRAIEQQAHVDALESEQTMIANANASRRAAIDRLDRAAQRLDADMPTIEANADRAAAWLDIDDRAEKMITIDHRTAADDDTESLVDALQNVLQTTYIDMRAVKSGRPSEFAEIAGVAIAGTYRPVNDQLELSIDAGPKRYVEHRKLTEAMSSATAARGILQQMRNMIRELPVRATAAHADRAHIAGRLTELTAQEDRIFTRTDELAQARYALAELKADVNARENSPEALTERGRDLDRRRSHGLYPKWSLDLNPTPAHADAQHSSRAALVESVPERMQAFAEKWAASQAERDARRADDQWKPKSPDGSRFQRGADRDSGAPGAAIQWTDRTWHWTAWTGPDTTTSGFEERRDAARYAADEGIRQLEAEPDAATSPNDGHTPSAPSLKSMLNRQANRRRDIDRPPPSAADRDRDIGPER
- a CDS encoding zeta toxin family protein, with protein sequence MSHEDAEDRRARLESLSLPGGPLNINAPNATVMVKAHFRTVAGEWVPTAAHRRVHTALLARWRTDTPALQQERKAALFAGPPAAGKSTLMGAPGSHLAEHRRIDADDFKTLLLEAAVLDGSILTLLPETLRDNRTGRFHPFELSALVHHESTILHARALSEAMYAGEAIAVDGTLGHMPWARYLAGQLRDFGYKIHVIDVEATQELSLARVVERWRAGYENALARPGDPKAAMGGRWLPASAVTRLFATGKARSACESNALRITRSFSEVVKYDLYRASTNAVAPKHEQTWSRSDSGDWTSP